From Psychrobacillus sp. FSL K6-2836, a single genomic window includes:
- a CDS encoding PaaI family thioesterase, whose protein sequence is MVEKIHAIQDEYPEDFAWCYGCGRMNKEGHRFRTAWDEEQTVTIYEPKEEHIAIPGFVYGGLIGALVDCHGTGSASLALHRKNGFEPGSGEIPPRFVTGSLHVDFLKPTPQKVTLKAIGKVEEIHPKKFKVTTEVFAGEELCARGEVIAVLMPATFGKQ, encoded by the coding sequence ATGGTAGAAAAAATTCACGCTATTCAAGATGAATACCCAGAGGATTTCGCATGGTGCTACGGTTGCGGGAGAATGAACAAGGAAGGACATCGCTTTCGTACGGCATGGGATGAGGAACAAACAGTGACGATTTACGAACCAAAGGAAGAACATATCGCTATACCTGGTTTCGTATATGGTGGGCTAATTGGGGCATTAGTCGACTGTCATGGCACAGGGTCTGCGTCACTTGCACTACACCGAAAGAATGGGTTTGAACCAGGTAGTGGAGAAATACCGCCACGCTTTGTGACAGGTTCTTTACATGTAGATTTCCTAAAACCAACACCGCAAAAAGTTACGCTAAAAGCAATTGGCAAAGTGGAGGAGATCCATCCTAAGAAATTCAAAGTCACTACTGAAGTCTTTGCAGGAGAAGAGCTCTGTGCTCGAGGTGAAGTTATCGCTGTATTAATGCCTGCAACTTTTGGAAAACAATAA
- a CDS encoding carbon-nitrogen family hydrolase, producing the protein MRIACVQLNIAFGNPKENFRKVEEKIRKAAMLNAEIVVLPEMWNTGYDLTHLEEIADINGEETKNLLTGLAKELQIHIIGGSVSTKKDNHFFNTMYIVNNTGELIAEYDKAHLFKLMDEHLYLAAGSNKNIFTLNDVEMGGVICYDLRFPEWFRMHSLAGAKVIFVPAQWPATRVDHWKILLQARAIENQCFIVAVNRVGDDPNNSFNGNSMVIAPWGEVLWIGADEETIGLVDINIEEVEEVRKRIPIFKDRRVDIY; encoded by the coding sequence ATGAGGATTGCTTGTGTCCAGTTAAATATAGCTTTTGGGAATCCAAAAGAAAATTTTAGAAAAGTGGAAGAGAAGATTCGAAAAGCGGCGATGTTAAATGCAGAAATCGTTGTACTGCCTGAAATGTGGAATACTGGTTATGATTTAACACATCTTGAAGAAATAGCTGATATAAACGGGGAAGAAACCAAAAATCTCTTGACGGGGTTAGCAAAAGAGTTACAGATTCATATTATTGGTGGATCAGTTTCAACGAAAAAAGATAATCATTTCTTTAATACAATGTACATCGTAAATAATACTGGAGAGCTGATTGCAGAATATGACAAAGCTCATTTATTTAAATTAATGGATGAACATCTTTATTTAGCAGCAGGATCGAACAAAAATATATTCACCCTGAATGATGTCGAAATGGGTGGCGTTATTTGTTATGATTTACGCTTTCCAGAGTGGTTCCGGATGCATTCATTGGCTGGAGCGAAAGTAATTTTTGTACCTGCACAATGGCCAGCAACTAGAGTTGATCATTGGAAAATCTTATTACAGGCTCGAGCAATTGAAAATCAATGCTTCATCGTTGCAGTTAACCGAGTTGGAGACGATCCTAATAATTCATTTAACGGAAACTCAATGGTAATTGCACCATGGGGAGAGGTTCTTTGGATTGGAGCCGATGAAGAAACAATCGGATTAGTAGATATCAATATAGAGGAAGTGGAAGAAGTAAGAAAGAGAATTCCTATATTTAAAGACCGTAGAGTAGATATATATTAA